The following coding sequences lie in one Rutidosis leptorrhynchoides isolate AG116_Rl617_1_P2 chromosome 6, CSIRO_AGI_Rlap_v1, whole genome shotgun sequence genomic window:
- the LOC139855209 gene encoding uncharacterized protein has translation MKQFLPFILFIFTFLNPSNAYSDKQALLSLKSSLIKPPATSALQNWNISNSHCSFTGVSCDQNLRVTSLTVSGIPLYGTIPEEIGYLNKLVNLTLVSNQLTGELPVTISNLTSLKFINLSTNALTGEFPGGIVTSMTELEVFDVYNNNFSGKLPLQFLKLKNLKTLFLGGNFFSGEIPEEYSEFNGLIKLGLQGNALTGSIPARLSRLTTLRELWLGYYNSYSGGIPPEFGNFKSLELLDIGGSNLTGEIPESLGNLKTLHTLFLQFNNLSGEIPIDLCGLVSLKSLDLSNNNLSGGIPESLADLKNLTLLNLFLNHFAGPLPEFIGELPNLEVLQLWENNFTFSLPENLGRNGKLMILDVTGNHFTGKLPQNLCLGGNLRTLILMDNYFFGALPEQLGSCKSLTKIRISKNFFNGTIPSGIFNLPELTMLELNDNYFNGQLPLQMSSRSLQTVSISNNLITGKIPSSIGQLVNLTTLSLESNNIFGEIPEGMFELKKMYEVNLSANNLTGVVPSSIGRCLELNSIDFSRNELSGDIKGVLSLSNLNILNVSRNRLAGEIPSKLGLMKSLTVLDLSFNQFSGRVPTDWELKDFNDTIFEGNPDLCLPNAVRCSIETKVKRHSISTFKLLIIVIALLMVMLFILFVLIKIIKKRLMEKSKKWKLTAFQRLDFKVDDVIACLLDENVIGKGGAGIVYRGSMPNGVDVAIKRLLGRDHGFKAEIQTLGRIKHRNIVRLLGYVSNRENNLLLYEYMPHGSLGEILHGPKGAHLEWEMRYKIAVEAAKGLCYLHHDCSPSIMHRDVKANNILLDSDYEAHVADFGLAKSMKDDGGSEFMSSVAGTHGYMAPENAYTTKLDKKIDVYSFGVVLLELISGKKPVGEFGNGVDIVRWVRETAAEIPKSSDANAVVLSVLDPRLIGYNLSSVVHVFKIAMMCVEEESTDRPTMREVVQMLSNPPPLKPCVIAC, from the exons atgaaacaaTTTCTTCCATTTATCCTCTTCATCTTCACCTTCCTAAACCCCTCAAACGCATATTCCGATAAACAAGCACTCTTATCACTCAAATCATCATTAATTAAACCACCAGCCACGTCAGCATTACAAAACTGGAACATCTCCAACTCACATTGTTCATTCACAGGCGTTTCGTGTGACCAAAACTTGCGTGTCACGTCACTAACCGTTTCCGGTATTCCGTTATACGGAACAATACCCGAAGAAATCGGTTATCTCAACAAACTCGTTAATCTAACACTTGTATCTAATCAACTCACCGGTGAACTGCCGGTAACAATCAGTAACCTAACTTCACTTAAATTTATTAATCTGTCAACTAATGCGTTAACCGGCGAATTTCCCGGTGGTATCGTAACGTCGATGACGGAACTTGAAGTGTTTGATGTTTATAACAATAATTTTAGCGGGAAGCTTCCGTTACAGTTTTTGAAATTGAAGAATTTGAAAACGCTTTTTCTCGGAGGAAATTTCTTCAGTGGTGAAATACCGGAAGAATACTCAGAGTTTAACGGATTGATAAAATTAGGGTTACAAGGTAACGCGCTCACCGGAAGTATTCCGGCGAGGTTATCTAGGTTAACGACGTTACGAGAGCTTTGGTTAGGGTACTACAACAGTTATTCCGGCGGAATACCGCCGGAATTCGGTAACTTCAAGTCGTTAGAGTTGCTGGATATCGGAGGAAGTAATCTCACCGGCGAGATACCGGAAAGTTTAGGGAATTTAAAAACGTTACACACGTTGTTTCTTCAGTTTAATAATTTAAGCGGTGAAATACCGATTGATTTGTGTGGATTAGTGAGTTTGAAATCACTTGATTTGTCTAATAATAATTTGAGCGGTGGTATACCGGAAAGTTTGGCTGATTTGAAGAATTTAACGTTGTTGAATTTGTTTTTGAATCATTTTGCCGGACCGTTACCGGAGTTTATTGGTGAGTTACCAAATTTGGAAGTGCTTCAGTTGTGGGAGAATAATTTTACGTTTTCGTTGCCGGAGAATTTAGGGCGGAATGGGAAGCTGATGATACTTGATGTCACCGGAAATCATTTTACCGGAAAACTTCCGCAGAATTTGTGCTTAGGAG GAAACTTACGGACACTAATACTGATGGATAATTACTTCTTCGGGGCCCTACCTGAACAACTCGGCAGTTGCAAGTCGTTAACCAAAATACGAATCTCGAAAAACTTCTTCAACGGCACCATTCCCTCCGGTATCTTCAACTTACCCGAACTCACAATGCTCGAGCTCAACGACAACTATTTCAACGGCCAACTTCCATTACAAATGTCGAGCCGCTCGCTACAGACAGTATCGATATCTAACAACTTGATCACCGGAAAAATACCTTCGTCGATTGGGCAGTTGGTGAATCTAACGACGCTTTCGCTCGAGTCTAATAATATATTTGGTGAAATACCTGAAGGGATGTTTGAGTTGAAGAAGATGTATGAGGTTAATTTGAGTGCCAATAATCTTACTGGTGTGGTTCCGAGTTCTATTGGGAGATGTTTGGAGCTAAACTCGATTGATTTTAGTCGTAACGAGTTGTCTGGGGATATTAAGGGTGTTTTGAGTTTGTCTAATTTGAACATTCTAAACGTGTCTAGAAATCGATTGGCTGGTGAGATTCCTAGCAAGTTAGGATTAATGAAGAGCTTAACGGTGTTAGATCTTTCGTTTAATCAGTTTTCGGGTAGAGTCCCAACTGATTGGGAATTAAAGGATTTTAATGATACTATATTTGAGGGTAACCCGGACCTTTGTTTACCAAACGCTGTTCGTTGTTCTATCGAAACTAAGGTCAAGAGACATTCGATCTCCACATTTAAACTGTTAATTATTGTCATCGCATTGTTAATGGTCATGCTGTTCATCCTGTTTGTGTTGATTAAGATTATAAAGAAGAGACTAATGGAGAAGTCTAAAAAGTGGAAACTAACTGCTTTTCAGCGGTTAGATTTCAAAGTTGATGATGTTATCGCATGCTTACTAGACGAGAATGTGATTGGTAAAGGTGGTGCTGGGATAGTGTACCGTGGGTCCATGCCAAACGGTGTTGATGTTGCGATCAAACGTTTATTGGGCAGAGATCACGGATTTAAAGCCGAGATCCAAACATTAGGCAGGATCAAACACCGGAATATTGTTAGGTTACTTGGTTACGTATCCAATCGTGAAAACAATCTGCTGCTTTACGAGTACATGCCTCATGGGAGTTTAGGTGAGATTTTGCACGGTCCAAAAGGGGCCCATTTGGAATGGGAAATGAGGTACAAAATTGCGGTTGAGGCTGCCAAGGGATTGTGTTATTTACACCATGATTGTTCGCCGTCGATCATGCATCGAGATGTGAAGGCGAATAATATACTGTTGGATTCGGATTATGAAGCCCATGTTGCTGATTTTGGGCTGGCTAAGTCCATGAAAGATGATGGTGGGTCTGAGTTCATGTCTTCTGTTGCTGGAACACATGGATACATGGCCCCAG AGAATGCCTACACTACTAAGTTGGATAAAAAGATCGATGTCTACAGCTTTGGAGTTGTGCTTCTTGAGCTAATTTCCGGTAAAAAGCCAGTAGGCGAGTTTGGTAACGGAGTGGATATTGTGAGGTGGGTTAGAGAGACTGCCGCCGAGATCCCCAAATCTTCGGACGCTAATGCTGTTGTGCTGTCGGTTTTGGATCCAAGGCTCATTGGATATAATCTCTCAAGTGTTGTTCATGTGTTCAAGATTGCAATGATGTGCGTGGAGGAAGAGAGTACTGATCGTCCTACTATGAGGGAAGTTGTTCAAATGCTATCAAACCCTCCTCCGCTTAAACCTTGTGTGATCGCTTGTTGA